The following proteins are co-located in the Phaeodactylum tricornutum CCAP 1055/1 chromosome 2, whole genome shotgun sequence genome:
- a CDS encoding chorismate synthase (seventh step in the shikimate pathway; contains putative ER signal peptide at the N terminus (SignalP score = 0.999); putatively chloroplast targeted): protein MRILASVWGVVTLFPSALAFSLTMGTGNSFGRVFRISTWGESHGGGVGVVLDGCPPRIPVSREEIQMDLDRRRPGQSRITTPRNEADAVEIISGLSPDGLTLGTPIAMLVRNKDQRSQDYLDNDMKVAYRPSHADATYDAKYGVRAVAGGGRSSARETIGRVAAGAIARKLLHKYNGIEILAYVSKVQDIGCSVDDDTFTMEDVDANMVRCPDQAAAETMLARIDDIRKSGNSIGGVVTCVARNVPAGLGAPVFDKLEADLAKACLSIPAAKGFESGDGFAGTLLTGKDHNDEFYVDPETGATRTKTNRSGGIQGGISNGENIVIHVAFKPTSTIGQAQSTVTRDGQEVELRGKGRHDPCVLPRAVPMVEAMVALTLVDHLMMQQAQCELFPNEAAAEDLPNPMGKTARRQGGPVHQEPVASGPTWALNNGTLLRHSLFAVY, encoded by the exons ATGAGGATACTAGCCTCCGTCTGGGGCGTCGTTACGCTCTTCCCTTCGGCGCTCGCCTTTTCTCTGACCATGGGTACAGGAAATTCCTTCGGTCGCGTCTTCCGGATCAGCACGTGGGGTGAATCGcacggcggcggcgtcggTGTCGTCTTGGACGGTTGTCCTCCCCGCATTCCTGTCTCGCGCGAAGAAATTCAAATGGATCTGGACCGCCGTCGTCCGGGACAATCCCGCATCACCACTCCCCGGAACGAAGCCGACGCAGTGGAGATCATCTCGGGTCTTTCCCCGGATGGTTTGACACTCGGTACGCCTATTGCCATGCTGGTGCGGAACAAGGATCAGCGCTCGCAGGATTATTTGGACAACGACATGAAGGTTGCCTACCGTCCATCGCACGCGGACGCCACGTACGACGCCAAGTACGGAGTCCGGGCCGTGGCCGGTGGGGGACGCTCCAGTGCACGTGAAACAATTGGACGGGTGGCGGCGGGAGCGATTGCTCGTAAGCTCTTGCACAAGTACAACGGCATTGAGATTCTCGCGTACGTTTCCAAAGTGCAGGACATTGGCTGTTCcgtggacgacgataccTTCACGATGGAGGACGTGGACGCCAACATGGTGCGGTGCCCGGATCAGGCAGCAGCGGAAACCATGTTGGCACGGATTGACGATATACGCAAGTCAGGGAACTCGATTGGTGGGGTGGTGACCTGCGTGGCGCGCAATGTCCCGGCTGGACTCGGTGCTCCCGTCTTTGACAAATTGGAAGCGGACTTGGCCAAGGCTTGCTTGTCCATTCCCGCGGCCAAGGGTTTTGAGAGTGGAGACGGCTTTGCCGGAACACTCTTGACTGGTAAGGATCACAACGACGAGTTCTACGTGGATCCCGAGACCGGGGCGACCCGCACCAAGACGAACCGATCCGGTGGCATCCAAGGTGGAATCAGCAACGGAGAAAACATTGTCATTCACGTTGCCTTTAAACCAACCTCCACTATTGGACAAGCACAG AGCACGGTGACGCGTGATGGACAAGAAGTTGAATTACGCGGCAAGGGCCGACACGATCCATGCGTCCTTCCTCGAGCCGTACCCATGGTTGAAGCCATGGTCGCGCTGACCTTGGTGGATCACCTTATGATGCAGCAGGCTCAGTGTGAACTCTTTCCGAACGAGGCGGCGGCAGAAGACTTGCCCAATCCGATGGGTAAGACCGCACGACGACAAGGTGGACCCGTGCACCAGGAGCCTGTTGCTAGCGGTCCG ACGTGGGCACTAAATAATGGTACCCTATTGCGACATTCGTTGTTCGCTGTGTACTGA